From a single Planococcus shenhongbingii genomic region:
- a CDS encoding Rqc2 family fibronectin-binding protein, translating into MAFDGLFTKAMTRELQQLVSGRISKVHQPNQLELLLHIRAQGKNHKLLISIHPSYSRIHLTAAANINPSEPPMFCMLLRKHIEGGVITEVIQHEMDRLVILKIKSKNEIGDDIERELHIEIMGRHSNIILVDSERMMILDSLKHLPPSVNSFRTILPGQPYVFPPSQEKQNPFEASNGLAEFEEKEIVSTFAGFSPLNARELYFRMEQADNKKEIADHFLQDFLKEQPTGYYIELEGKSFFSATQLTHINGTEMVFPTLGELLDRMYYAKAERDRVKQQAGDLERWLQNEIAKLKLKLKKLKKEQDQAEKRDQLQLNGELIMANLHRITKGTKEIEVDNYYNDEKVTITLDPRKTPIENSQKYYSRYQKAKTALIKTQEQIEKTIEDIYYFETLMQQVQQAGISDIEEIREELAEQGFMKAQKSKKKKKPTKPSVESYVSSTGVPISVGKNNKQNDYVTFKVAAKSDTWLHTKDIPGSHVIIHSHEPDETTITEAATIAAYFSKARESSSVPVDYTEVRQVKKPNGSKPGFVIYFEQKTVFVTPDEDLIIKLKNK; encoded by the coding sequence ATGGCATTTGATGGATTATTCACAAAAGCAATGACACGTGAGCTTCAACAACTTGTGTCAGGCAGAATTTCAAAAGTTCATCAGCCTAACCAGCTTGAACTGTTATTGCATATCCGCGCACAAGGAAAAAACCATAAATTACTGATTTCAATTCATCCTTCGTATTCGCGCATCCACTTGACAGCGGCGGCGAACATCAACCCATCCGAACCTCCGATGTTTTGTATGCTTCTCCGCAAACATATCGAGGGCGGTGTGATAACGGAAGTCATCCAGCATGAAATGGACCGTTTGGTCATTTTGAAAATCAAAAGCAAAAACGAAATCGGCGATGACATTGAAAGAGAGCTCCATATAGAAATTATGGGCCGCCATTCAAACATCATCCTGGTTGATTCAGAGCGTATGATGATTCTCGACAGCTTGAAGCATTTGCCGCCGAGTGTCAACTCCTTCCGTACGATTTTGCCGGGCCAGCCCTATGTATTCCCGCCTTCCCAAGAAAAGCAAAATCCTTTTGAAGCTTCTAATGGCTTGGCAGAATTCGAAGAGAAGGAAATCGTCAGCACTTTTGCCGGATTCTCTCCATTAAATGCGCGCGAACTTTATTTCCGGATGGAACAGGCTGACAATAAAAAAGAAATCGCTGACCATTTTCTACAGGACTTTCTAAAAGAACAGCCAACCGGCTACTACATAGAACTTGAAGGAAAAAGCTTTTTCTCCGCCACTCAACTGACGCATATCAATGGCACTGAAATGGTATTCCCAACGCTTGGGGAGCTTCTTGACCGCATGTATTACGCCAAAGCGGAACGTGATCGCGTTAAACAGCAAGCAGGCGACTTGGAACGCTGGCTTCAAAACGAAATCGCCAAACTGAAATTAAAACTTAAAAAATTGAAAAAAGAACAAGACCAGGCGGAAAAACGTGATCAGCTGCAGTTAAACGGTGAATTGATCATGGCCAATCTCCATCGCATTACAAAAGGCACGAAAGAGATTGAAGTCGACAATTATTACAACGATGAAAAAGTCACCATCACACTTGATCCTAGGAAAACGCCGATCGAGAACTCGCAGAAATATTATTCGCGCTACCAAAAAGCGAAAACCGCGTTGATTAAAACCCAAGAACAAATTGAAAAGACTATTGAAGACATCTACTATTTTGAAACCCTTATGCAGCAGGTCCAGCAAGCGGGGATTTCCGATATCGAAGAAATCCGGGAGGAACTGGCAGAACAGGGTTTCATGAAAGCACAGAAATCGAAGAAGAAGAAAAAACCGACGAAACCTTCCGTTGAATCATATGTATCCAGCACCGGCGTCCCCATTTCGGTCGGCAAAAACAACAAACAAAACGATTATGTCACATTCAAAGTCGCCGCTAAGTCCGATACGTGGCTTCATACCAAGGATATTCCTGGATCGCATGTCATCATTCATTCACATGAGCCTGATGAAACAACGATTACGGAAGCAGCCACGATTGCTGCATACTTCAGTAAAGCTCGAGAGTCGAGTTCAGTTCCGGTCGATTACACAGAAGTTCGCCAAGTGAAAAAACCAAATGGTTCAAAACCCGGTTTTGTCATCTATTTTGAACAAAAAACCGTTTTTGTCACACCCGATGAAGATTTGATCATTAAATTAAAAAATAAGTGA
- the rsmB gene encoding 16S rRNA (cytosine(967)-C(5))-methyltransferase RsmB, with product MKNKKLQGNVRDAAFSILWAVENKQAYSNLLLHQTIQSYGIADKNKGLLTEITYGTLQHQMTLDYYLEPYLKGKIEPWVKILLRMSLYQIVYLDRIPAHAAVHEAVEIAKRRGHGGVASVVNGVLRSIQRSGVRSFNTISDPYEKVAIETSHPVWMIKRWAEQFGLEKTREMALENNKTPSQTVRVNTVQTTPEEVIDMLESEGLDAVQSKLVPECLIVTNGQPAKTTTFEKGFITIQDESSMLPAYALQVGPNMEVLDMCAAPGGKTTHIAEKMENKGNLFAMDLHKHKIKLIEENAARLGHTVIETEVGDGKKSVERFGTGKFDRILVDAPCSGLGVIKRKPDIKYTKKEEDFARLQEIQLELLNQAAQLLKPDGIMVYSTCTVDSIENRGTAEQFLKDHPEMEKIQVSLPETLGLKNTGFVQVFPQDFGSDGFFIAAFRKKATA from the coding sequence ATGAAAAATAAAAAACTGCAAGGCAATGTACGGGACGCCGCATTTTCGATTCTTTGGGCTGTTGAAAACAAACAAGCTTACAGCAACCTGCTGTTGCATCAGACAATTCAAAGCTATGGAATTGCTGATAAAAACAAAGGCCTGCTGACTGAAATCACCTACGGCACATTGCAGCACCAAATGACGCTCGACTATTATTTGGAACCGTACCTTAAAGGGAAAATCGAGCCCTGGGTAAAAATATTGCTGCGTATGTCGTTATACCAAATCGTCTATTTAGACCGTATTCCGGCTCATGCAGCCGTCCATGAAGCGGTGGAAATCGCCAAGCGGCGCGGTCATGGCGGAGTGGCATCTGTAGTCAACGGAGTCCTTCGCTCGATTCAGCGAAGCGGTGTCCGCTCATTTAATACGATCAGTGACCCGTATGAAAAGGTGGCAATTGAGACAAGCCATCCTGTTTGGATGATCAAGCGCTGGGCTGAGCAGTTCGGCTTGGAGAAAACACGGGAAATGGCTTTGGAAAACAATAAAACCCCGTCTCAGACTGTCCGCGTCAATACAGTGCAGACAACACCTGAAGAAGTGATTGACATGTTGGAATCTGAAGGGCTGGACGCAGTCCAAAGCAAATTGGTCCCGGAATGCCTGATTGTCACGAATGGCCAACCGGCTAAAACGACAACGTTTGAAAAAGGCTTTATCACCATTCAAGATGAAAGTTCCATGCTGCCGGCATACGCTTTGCAAGTTGGACCGAATATGGAAGTCCTGGATATGTGTGCAGCTCCAGGAGGCAAAACCACTCATATTGCCGAGAAAATGGAGAACAAAGGGAATTTATTCGCGATGGACCTCCATAAGCATAAAATCAAGCTGATTGAAGAAAATGCGGCACGCCTTGGCCATACGGTCATTGAAACTGAAGTCGGCGACGGCAAAAAAAGCGTTGAACGATTCGGGACCGGAAAATTCGACCGCATATTAGTGGATGCTCCGTGCAGCGGACTTGGCGTCATCAAGCGCAAGCCCGACATTAAATACACAAAAAAAGAAGAGGATTTCGCACGCCTTCAGGAAATTCAGTTGGAGTTATTGAATCAGGCTGCTCAATTATTAAAGCCGGACGGCATCATGGTATACAGCACATGCACAGTCGACTCGATCGAAAACCGGGGGACAGCCGAGCAGTTCTTGAAAGACCATCCGGAAATGGAGAAAATCCAAGTATCCTTGCCTGAAACGCTTGGCTTGAAAAATACTGGGTTTGTCCAAGTGTTCCCACAAGATTTTGGCAGCGACGGTTTTTTTATCGCAGCTTTTCGTAAAAAAGCGACAGCTTAA
- a CDS encoding transporter substrate-binding domain-containing protein, with the protein MITFFNKPNWLVATGVASMVLLAGCGNNSSDTAESAETKTAWDEIQEQGSMTVATSGTLLATSFRDAESDKLTGFEVEVVRELGTRLDLDIEFKELGFDEMLTSVNTGQIDIAANDIEISEDRLDKFTFSTPIKYSYGTAVVRKDDLSGIKTLEDLKGKKAAGASTSIYMELARDYGAEEVTYDNATNEVYLRDVSIGRTDVILNDYYLSKFGVAAFPELNITIHPDIKYSPSEVGLVMNKDNTELAENVNKVLEEMLADGTISKISAEFFDGADVSVKPDIE; encoded by the coding sequence ATGATTACTTTTTTCAACAAGCCAAATTGGCTGGTGGCGACTGGCGTCGCATCAATGGTTTTATTAGCAGGCTGCGGCAATAATAGCAGCGATACAGCAGAATCCGCTGAAACCAAAACAGCATGGGACGAAATTCAGGAACAAGGCTCCATGACCGTTGCGACTTCCGGAACACTTCTTGCCACTTCGTTCCGGGATGCAGAATCTGATAAACTGACCGGTTTTGAAGTGGAAGTCGTCCGTGAGCTGGGCACTCGCCTGGATTTGGATATTGAATTCAAAGAGCTCGGGTTTGACGAGATGCTGACAAGCGTCAACACTGGCCAAATCGATATCGCAGCAAACGACATCGAAATTTCGGAAGACCGTTTGGATAAATTCACCTTCTCTACGCCTATCAAATATTCTTATGGCACAGCAGTTGTTCGAAAAGATGATTTATCCGGCATCAAAACGCTGGAAGACTTGAAAGGCAAAAAAGCTGCTGGCGCTTCTACATCCATTTATATGGAACTTGCCCGGGACTATGGAGCTGAAGAAGTGACTTATGATAATGCGACAAACGAAGTGTATTTGCGCGATGTATCAATCGGCCGAACCGATGTCATTTTGAATGACTATTATTTGTCGAAGTTTGGAGTAGCTGCTTTTCCTGAGCTGAACATTACAATTCATCCTGACATCAAGTACAGCCCATCAGAAGTTGGCCTTGTAATGAATAAAGACAACACGGAACTTGCTGAAAACGTTAATAAAGTATTAGAAGAAATGCTGGCGGACGGAACGATTTCTAAGATTTCCGCTGAGTTTTTCGATGGTGCAGATGTATCGGTAAAACCGGATATTGAGTAA
- the gmk gene encoding guanylate kinase yields the protein MRKQRGLLIVLSGPSGVGKGTVRKALFSQPNTNYEYSISMTTRAPREGEVDEVDYFFKTRSEFEELIEQDQLLEWAEFVGNYYGTPLEYVNKMRDAGRDVFLEIEVQGAAQVRAKVPDGLFIFLAPPSLSELEERLVGRGTETDDVIASRLFAARQELEMMNLYDYVVENDLVENACDRINAIIMAEHCKRERVEKRYFDMLKENA from the coding sequence ATGAGAAAGCAACGCGGACTGCTGATTGTATTATCAGGGCCATCGGGTGTCGGAAAAGGCACTGTAAGAAAAGCGCTGTTCTCGCAGCCAAATACCAATTATGAATATTCCATTTCGATGACGACCAGAGCCCCGCGCGAAGGCGAAGTGGATGAAGTGGATTATTTCTTTAAGACGCGAAGCGAATTCGAGGAATTGATCGAACAGGATCAATTGCTGGAATGGGCTGAATTTGTCGGAAATTATTATGGCACGCCACTTGAGTATGTCAACAAAATGCGTGATGCCGGACGGGATGTATTCCTGGAGATTGAAGTCCAAGGAGCTGCACAAGTACGTGCGAAAGTTCCTGATGGCTTGTTTATTTTCCTGGCTCCTCCAAGTTTATCAGAATTGGAAGAACGGCTCGTTGGACGAGGCACGGAAACGGATGACGTCATTGCGTCCCGGCTTTTTGCTGCACGCCAGGAGCTTGAAATGATGAATTTATACGATTATGTGGTTGAGAATGATTTGGTTGAAAACGCATGTGATCGCATAAATGCCATTATTATGGCTGAGCATTGCAAACGTGAACGTGTAGAAAAAAGATATTTTGATATGCTAAAGGAGAATGCCTAA
- the fmt gene encoding methionyl-tRNA formyltransferase, whose translation MTKIVFMGTPAFSAPILRMLVEEGYDIISVVTQPDRPVGRKKVMTPTPVKEEALRLNLPVYQPEKLKNPEELQHVLDLAPDLIITAAFGQILPSEVLQAPTLGAINVHASLLPAYRGGAPIHQAIIDGQAETGVTIMYMVDRLDAGDIISQVTVPIGKTDHTGIMFDKLSMAGMELLKETLPSIIDGTNDRIPQDEEKVTFARNISREQERIDWAKSAEAIYNQVRGLHPWPVAFTTHNEQNMKIWWAEVRDSAKSGQPGEVVELASDALLVQTGNGVLAITELQPAGKKRMSATDYLKGPKIQAGDTFE comes from the coding sequence GTGACCAAAATCGTTTTTATGGGAACGCCAGCTTTTTCGGCACCCATCCTACGCATGCTGGTTGAAGAAGGCTACGACATCATTTCAGTCGTTACACAGCCGGACCGGCCTGTAGGGCGCAAAAAAGTGATGACGCCGACACCGGTGAAAGAAGAGGCACTGCGCCTTAATCTTCCCGTTTACCAGCCTGAAAAACTGAAAAATCCGGAAGAATTGCAGCATGTCCTTGATCTAGCTCCAGATTTGATCATCACGGCTGCATTTGGACAGATTCTTCCAAGTGAAGTGCTCCAGGCACCGACACTGGGTGCGATCAACGTTCATGCTTCTTTGCTTCCCGCATATCGCGGAGGAGCTCCGATTCATCAAGCGATCATTGACGGCCAAGCGGAGACTGGCGTCACCATCATGTATATGGTTGACCGGCTCGATGCAGGGGACATCATTTCACAAGTCACTGTGCCAATCGGCAAAACTGACCATACCGGCATCATGTTTGATAAGTTGAGCATGGCCGGCATGGAATTATTGAAAGAAACCTTGCCTTCGATCATCGATGGAACTAATGACCGGATTCCACAAGATGAAGAAAAAGTGACATTTGCCCGCAATATCTCGCGTGAACAGGAACGCATTGACTGGGCTAAATCTGCGGAAGCGATTTACAACCAGGTACGCGGACTGCATCCGTGGCCCGTGGCGTTTACTACACACAATGAACAGAATATGAAAATCTGGTGGGCGGAAGTCCGTGATTCAGCGAAAAGCGGCCAACCCGGCGAAGTGGTGGAACTGGCCAGTGATGCCCTTCTTGTCCAAACCGGTAATGGCGTTTTGGCCATTACGGAATTGCAGCCGGCTGGCAAAAAGCGGATGTCTGCCACAGATTATTTAAAAGGACCTAAAATCCAGGCAGGAGATACATTCGAATGA
- the rpoZ gene encoding DNA-directed RNA polymerase subunit omega, with protein MLYPSVDKLKNEIDSKYSLVALASKRARQLHEHGDEKLDSYVSAKSVGKALEEVAAGVLRLEHQDEYAIYEDEI; from the coding sequence ATGTTATACCCATCCGTTGATAAGTTAAAAAACGAGATTGATTCGAAGTACTCACTGGTTGCCCTTGCGTCAAAGCGCGCCCGTCAATTGCACGAGCACGGCGATGAAAAATTAGACAGCTATGTTTCAGCTAAGTCGGTCGGCAAAGCGCTTGAAGAAGTAGCAGCCGGCGTATTAAGACTAGAACATCAAGATGAATATGCAATTTATGAGGATGAAATTTAA
- the priA gene encoding primosomal protein N': MIAEVIVDVAAHPIDRPFDYAIPAHLQVLIEPGMRVKVPFGNRKVLGFITAIKETTEFDPARLKPIHELMDVVPVLNKELLEMARWMKEKTVCFEIDALQVMIPSALRAKYEKRFVLNAPLEEIAEPLRIYFEKRPFVRSQDAVEVYGLLKKELNRGTIVADTDISQQTAVKKVRMIHIADSLEKLDSIEIRANAKQQVKLMEYMKNRVGQAIESSHMQKEAGVSLPTIYGLVEKGAAFIKNEESYRDPQLLTEIEKTHSLLLTEAQQVAFDAVERSLNTPKTFLLHGITGSGKTEIYLQTIDQVLKEGKEAIMLVPEISLTPQMTIRFKERFGDLVAVLHSGLSAGEKYDEWRKIQRAEVKVVVGARSAIFAPFENLGLIILDEEHESSYKQDDSPRYHARDVAIWRSEQHNCPVILGSATPSLESYARAQKGVYELLVLEKRAKNQPLPDVQIVDMREELRNGNRSMFSVPLAEAIRDRLEKKEQVVLFLNKRGYSSFVLCRDCGTVMQCPNCDISLTYHRSSELMKCHYCGYDEPVPHICPECESEHIRFFGTGTQKVEEELAKLVPEARVLRMDVDSTRNKGAHEKILSAFGQGKADILLGTQMIAKGLDFPNITLVGVLSADTTLHLPDFRAAEKTYQLLTQVSGRAGRDILPGEVYVQSYTPEHYAITLAKDQLYEPFYEQEMAMRRASGYPPYYYVVNIQFTHEDLMTASGYADQTVRYLQSQLSQSTIIIGPSASLIARVNNRYRYQCLIKYKKEPKLSDVLQQLIKIYRSEWLKKGATLSIDMNPTSVM, translated from the coding sequence ATGATCGCTGAAGTCATCGTCGACGTTGCAGCGCACCCTATTGACCGCCCTTTTGACTACGCCATTCCGGCTCATCTTCAAGTGCTCATTGAGCCTGGCATGCGTGTGAAAGTTCCGTTTGGCAACCGCAAAGTGCTTGGCTTTATAACAGCGATTAAAGAAACGACAGAATTTGATCCGGCACGGCTGAAACCGATTCATGAATTGATGGATGTTGTACCGGTCTTGAATAAAGAACTTTTGGAAATGGCCAGATGGATGAAAGAAAAAACCGTCTGCTTTGAGATAGATGCACTGCAGGTCATGATTCCTTCAGCGCTCCGAGCGAAATACGAAAAACGTTTTGTACTGAATGCTCCGTTGGAAGAAATCGCAGAACCGCTTCGTATTTATTTTGAAAAACGGCCATTTGTGCGTTCACAGGATGCTGTCGAAGTTTATGGCTTACTGAAGAAGGAATTGAACAGGGGCACGATTGTTGCCGATACAGACATTTCGCAGCAGACTGCCGTCAAAAAAGTCCGTATGATCCATATCGCGGATTCCCTTGAAAAATTGGATTCCATCGAAATCCGTGCCAATGCCAAGCAGCAAGTAAAGCTGATGGAATACATGAAAAACCGTGTGGGCCAAGCGATTGAATCTTCCCATATGCAAAAAGAAGCCGGTGTCTCGCTGCCGACGATATATGGTCTGGTGGAAAAAGGAGCCGCTTTCATCAAAAATGAAGAATCTTACCGGGATCCGCAATTGCTTACGGAAATAGAGAAAACACATTCACTGCTGTTAACAGAAGCCCAGCAGGTGGCTTTTGATGCCGTTGAACGATCGCTGAATACACCGAAAACGTTCCTGCTCCACGGCATTACCGGAAGCGGAAAAACCGAAATATACCTTCAGACAATAGACCAGGTACTTAAAGAAGGAAAAGAGGCCATCATGCTCGTTCCGGAAATTTCGTTGACACCGCAAATGACGATTCGCTTTAAAGAACGATTCGGGGATCTTGTGGCGGTGCTGCATAGCGGCTTGTCAGCAGGTGAGAAGTATGATGAATGGCGAAAAATTCAGCGTGCTGAAGTGAAAGTCGTGGTCGGAGCCCGATCGGCTATTTTTGCGCCATTTGAGAACCTTGGGTTGATTATTTTGGATGAAGAACATGAATCCAGTTATAAACAGGACGATTCGCCGCGCTACCATGCCCGAGATGTCGCTATTTGGCGCAGTGAACAGCATAATTGCCCGGTCATATTGGGAAGTGCGACGCCATCGCTCGAATCATATGCACGGGCACAAAAAGGCGTTTATGAGCTATTGGTGCTGGAAAAACGGGCGAAAAACCAGCCACTGCCGGATGTGCAGATTGTTGACATGCGGGAAGAACTGCGCAATGGAAACCGATCAATGTTTTCTGTGCCGCTTGCTGAAGCGATACGTGACCGCTTAGAGAAAAAAGAACAAGTGGTGCTGTTCCTCAACAAACGGGGATATTCCTCATTTGTATTGTGCAGAGACTGCGGCACGGTCATGCAATGCCCGAACTGCGACATTTCCTTGACCTATCACCGGTCAAGTGAACTGATGAAATGCCATTATTGCGGCTACGATGAACCGGTGCCGCACATCTGTCCGGAATGTGAAAGTGAACACATCCGCTTTTTTGGGACCGGTACTCAAAAAGTAGAAGAAGAACTGGCTAAATTGGTTCCTGAAGCCCGCGTACTGCGTATGGATGTTGATAGTACCCGAAACAAAGGAGCCCATGAAAAAATTCTGTCGGCATTTGGCCAAGGCAAAGCGGATATCCTGCTTGGCACTCAAATGATTGCAAAAGGACTGGATTTCCCGAATATCACACTGGTCGGCGTCCTGTCGGCAGATACCACGCTGCATTTGCCGGATTTCCGGGCGGCGGAAAAAACCTACCAATTGCTGACTCAAGTGAGCGGACGGGCAGGGCGCGATATATTGCCGGGCGAAGTATATGTCCAGTCCTATACGCCGGAGCATTATGCGATTACTCTTGCAAAAGACCAATTATATGAACCGTTTTACGAACAGGAAATGGCGATGCGCAGAGCCAGCGGCTACCCGCCTTATTATTATGTGGTAAATATTCAATTTACCCATGAAGATTTGATGACAGCTTCGGGATACGCGGATCAGACCGTCCGATATTTGCAATCCCAGCTATCCCAAAGCACAATCATCATCGGCCCATCCGCATCGCTGATTGCCCGGGTGAACAATAGATATCGCTACCAATGTTTGATAAAATACAAAAAAGAACCGAAATTGTCTGATGTCCTGCAGCAGCTTATTAAAATCTACCGCTCTGAGTGGTTGAAAAAAGGCGCTACATTATCGATTGATATGAATCCGACATCAGTCATGTAA
- the def gene encoding peptide deformylase gives MTIRNIVKHPSDILEKKCLPVTTFDKNLATLLDDMHETMIANDGVGIAAPQVGVAVRVAIVDFGEGQDPIEMVNPELALFEGTDTDIEGCLSFPGIYGEVERPDHVKIKAQERDGSWYELEAEGYEARAILHEMDHLDGVLFTSKISKYVTQEELDAMIAEAAAAEEEEQV, from the coding sequence ATGACAATCCGGAATATTGTGAAACACCCGAGTGACATTTTAGAAAAGAAATGTTTGCCGGTTACCACTTTCGATAAAAACCTGGCTACTTTATTAGATGATATGCATGAAACAATGATTGCTAATGACGGTGTTGGAATTGCTGCACCTCAAGTAGGAGTAGCGGTGCGCGTGGCAATTGTTGACTTCGGCGAAGGGCAAGACCCAATTGAGATGGTAAATCCGGAATTGGCACTTTTTGAAGGCACGGATACCGACATTGAGGGCTGCTTGAGTTTCCCGGGAATCTACGGAGAAGTAGAACGCCCGGATCACGTCAAAATCAAAGCTCAAGAACGGGACGGTTCCTGGTATGAACTAGAAGCTGAAGGTTATGAAGCGCGTGCGATTCTGCATGAAATGGACCATTTGGATGGCGTGCTGTTCACCAGCAAAATTTCGAAATACGTTACCCAGGAAGAATTGGATGCCATGATCGCTGAAGCGGCTGCAGCTGAAGAGGAGGAACAGGTGTGA
- a CDS encoding extracellular matrix/biofilm biosynthesis regulator RemA family protein, with product MKKSVKFISLGGGNAVSVSRIVSIITPDSAPSKRLIQEARSKGLLIDATGGKKTKSIFIMDSDHVVISSVSAETAIARAEENDDETNEG from the coding sequence ATGAAGAAATCGGTGAAATTTATTTCTCTTGGCGGCGGCAACGCCGTTTCAGTAAGCCGGATTGTTTCAATTATAACGCCGGATTCCGCGCCGTCTAAGCGGCTGATCCAAGAAGCACGGAGCAAAGGTTTGCTGATCGATGCGACCGGAGGGAAAAAGACCAAGTCCATCTTTATCATGGACAGTGACCATGTGGTAATTTCCTCTGTATCGGCTGAAACTGCGATTGCGCGTGCGGAAGAAAATGATGATGAGACGAATGAGGGATAA
- the coaBC gene encoding bifunctional phosphopantothenoylcysteine decarboxylase/phosphopantothenate--cysteine ligase CoaBC, whose amino-acid sequence MLANRKILLCVSGGIAVYKAVALVSKLSQAGASVKVIMTGSARQFVQPLSFQVLSRNDVYYDTFDEKDSSVIAHIDLADWADLIIVAPATANVIGKLANGIGDDMLTTTLLAATAPIWVAPAMNVHMYDHAAVKRNIQRLHDDGVQFIEPSEGFLACGYVGKGRLEEPEKITELVADFFARPKLLAGKKVVVTAGPTRERIDPVRFLTNFSSGKMGYAMAEAAAEMGAETILISGPVSLPVPKGVQRIFVESAEDMLNAVESEYLTADVVIKTAAVADYRPIDVHNQKMKKQEGGSILELERTVDILQHLGKTKTNQLLIGFAAETNNVGQYAKDKLERKNADYIIANDVSEAEAGFESDTNRVTVYGKDGFEQSFGMMPKLELARHVLQLILEKEDLHDR is encoded by the coding sequence TTGTTGGCAAATCGTAAAATTTTATTGTGTGTAAGCGGGGGAATCGCCGTTTATAAAGCGGTTGCGCTTGTCAGCAAATTGTCTCAGGCAGGAGCTTCCGTCAAAGTGATCATGACTGGGTCTGCACGCCAATTTGTCCAGCCGCTGTCTTTCCAGGTGTTGTCCAGAAACGATGTCTATTATGATACGTTCGATGAAAAAGATTCATCCGTCATCGCTCATATCGACCTTGCCGACTGGGCAGATTTAATCATCGTAGCGCCTGCTACTGCAAATGTTATCGGAAAACTGGCAAACGGCATCGGTGATGACATGCTGACGACAACGCTGCTTGCAGCGACCGCTCCCATTTGGGTAGCTCCGGCGATGAATGTGCATATGTATGACCATGCGGCAGTCAAACGCAATATCCAGCGTCTGCATGATGATGGCGTTCAGTTTATCGAGCCGTCTGAAGGTTTTCTGGCTTGTGGTTATGTCGGAAAAGGACGGTTGGAAGAACCGGAAAAAATCACGGAACTGGTAGCCGACTTTTTTGCCCGCCCGAAACTGCTGGCTGGAAAAAAAGTAGTGGTAACTGCAGGGCCAACGCGTGAACGCATTGACCCCGTTCGTTTCCTTACCAACTTCTCCAGCGGTAAAATGGGCTATGCGATGGCAGAAGCCGCAGCTGAAATGGGTGCTGAAACGATTCTGATCAGCGGCCCCGTTTCTTTGCCAGTACCGAAAGGCGTCCAGCGGATATTTGTGGAAAGTGCGGAAGACATGCTAAATGCAGTAGAATCGGAATACCTGACGGCTGATGTGGTCATCAAGACGGCAGCGGTGGCTGATTACCGGCCTATTGATGTGCATAACCAGAAAATGAAAAAACAGGAAGGCGGTTCAATCCTTGAGTTGGAGCGTACCGTTGATATCCTGCAGCATCTCGGAAAAACCAAGACCAATCAATTGCTGATCGGCTTTGCAGCTGAAACGAACAATGTCGGACAATACGCAAAAGATAAATTGGAACGGAAAAATGCGGATTACATTATCGCTAATGATGTCAGCGAGGCGGAAGCTGGATTTGAATCGGATACGAACCGCGTGACAGTCTACGGCAAAGACGGCTTTGAACAGTCCTTCGGCATGATGCCGAAACTGGAACTTGCACGCCATGTGCTTCAATTAATACTGGAAAAGGAAGATTTACATGATCGCTGA